A stretch of the Bdellovibrio sp. 22V genome encodes the following:
- the lpxB gene encoding lipid-A-disaccharide synthase yields MDQVLIVAAEASSVTYAQRILETWKKQNRKIHAFGVGSQDMENLGFERLGKSEEMAVVGAAEIIAQYSHLKGVFDSLVSEAEKRRPKVAIVMDYPEFNLMLSKKLHAMDIPVVYYISPQVWAWRKGRVKTIKKYCKKVFVLFPFEVAFYEEHGVPCEFVGHPLLDELDERLIDDKDYLKIHRNQCGIRDDEIVLGLMPGSRRLELKQHFQIQLDTARLLSKKFPNLKVLILTAPTFSKEQMQDYLEDFRLPYILMKDEPFRMIHLVDMMLVASGTATLQVGLLKKPMVIMYRMKWLTGIFAKLVVRGTKYFGLVNLILNKEAVPERFQADVNPEHLASLLEKYITDPAYKAQVVSDLGQLRQYLGDKGATQRVVKALDEFFV; encoded by the coding sequence ATGGATCAAGTATTGATCGTGGCTGCGGAAGCCTCCAGTGTTACTTACGCGCAAAGAATTCTTGAAACCTGGAAAAAGCAGAATCGTAAGATTCACGCTTTTGGCGTCGGCAGTCAGGACATGGAAAACCTTGGCTTTGAACGTCTTGGAAAATCGGAAGAAATGGCTGTCGTTGGCGCAGCGGAAATCATCGCTCAGTACAGTCATTTGAAAGGTGTGTTTGACAGTCTCGTTTCTGAAGCTGAAAAACGCCGTCCGAAAGTAGCGATCGTCATGGATTACCCTGAGTTCAATTTGATGCTTTCCAAAAAGCTTCATGCAATGGATATTCCGGTTGTTTATTATATTTCGCCGCAGGTGTGGGCGTGGCGTAAAGGTCGCGTAAAAACGATCAAAAAATACTGCAAAAAAGTCTTCGTGCTATTCCCATTCGAGGTCGCTTTTTACGAAGAGCACGGAGTTCCCTGCGAATTTGTCGGGCATCCTCTTTTAGATGAACTCGATGAGCGTTTGATTGACGATAAAGACTATCTCAAGATTCATCGCAATCAATGTGGCATTCGTGACGATGAAATCGTTTTGGGTCTGATGCCGGGAAGTCGCCGTTTAGAGTTAAAACAGCATTTCCAAATCCAATTGGATACGGCTCGTTTGTTATCCAAAAAGTTTCCTAATCTTAAAGTTTTGATTTTGACGGCTCCGACATTCTCGAAAGAACAAATGCAGGATTATCTCGAAGACTTCCGTCTTCCTTACATCCTGATGAAAGACGAGCCTTTCCGTATGATCCATCTTGTGGACATGATGTTGGTGGCTTCAGGGACGGCGACGTTGCAAGTCGGTCTTTTGAAAAAACCGATGGTCATCATGTATCGCATGAAGTGGCTCACGGGTATTTTCGCAAAACTTGTCGTGCGCGGAACAAAGTATTTCGGTTTGGTGAATTTGATCTTGAACAAAGAAGCTGTGCCTGAAAGATTCCAAGCTGATGTGAATCCGGAACATCTGGCGTCTTTGCTGGAAAAATACATCACGGATCCGGCTTACAAA
- a CDS encoding Gfo/Idh/MocA family oxidoreductase, whose translation MSKLRGAVIGVGYLGNFHAQKYKNNPHVELVGVCDHFPAQADKIAAELGVKSFHRPTDLIGQVDLVTIAASTLSHYELAKTFVQNGIHVNVEKPITATVPQAEELVALAEKHGVKLAVGHIERFNPSVNELKKHLKNPRTIELTRMAPYKARGADVSVLHDLMIHDMDLLFWLSGSEIESMIASGSKLVSKELDTASVSFKMKNGVHGIINVSRVSPTTQRSIRVIQDDATFFAQTGTHELEKVEVGPGGDELVKVTKWTVNKEDALQKETDAFIDAVLNNKKPVVTGVDGLIALQAIEDVRRMIEG comes from the coding sequence ATGAGTAAGTTACGTGGCGCCGTCATCGGAGTCGGCTACCTTGGTAATTTTCATGCGCAGAAGTACAAAAACAACCCTCACGTAGAACTCGTGGGGGTTTGTGATCATTTCCCTGCGCAAGCGGATAAAATCGCGGCGGAGTTGGGAGTTAAAAGCTTCCATCGTCCGACAGATTTGATCGGTCAAGTGGACCTTGTCACGATTGCGGCAAGCACCTTGAGCCATTATGAATTGGCAAAAACGTTCGTGCAAAACGGTATTCACGTGAACGTGGAAAAACCTATTACGGCGACGGTCCCTCAGGCTGAAGAGCTTGTGGCCTTGGCGGAAAAGCACGGCGTGAAGCTGGCAGTAGGACATATCGAAAGATTTAATCCTTCTGTGAATGAACTTAAAAAGCATCTTAAAAATCCTCGTACTATCGAACTTACGCGTATGGCGCCTTACAAAGCGCGCGGCGCGGATGTCAGCGTTCTGCACGATTTGATGATTCACGATATGGATCTTCTTTTCTGGCTCAGCGGCAGTGAGATTGAATCCATGATCGCTTCCGGCTCCAAACTGGTTTCTAAAGAATTGGATACGGCTTCAGTTTCTTTCAAAATGAAAAACGGCGTTCACGGCATTATCAATGTCAGCCGTGTATCTCCGACAACGCAAAGATCTATCCGTGTGATTCAAGATGACGCGACTTTCTTTGCGCAAACGGGAACTCACGAACTTGAAAAAGTGGAAGTAGGACCTGGCGGAGACGAACTGGTGAAAGTCACGAAGTGGACTGTGAACAAGGAAGATGCTCTCCAAAAAGAAACCGACGCGTTCATTGATGCTGTTCTTAATAATAAAAAACCTGTCGTCACTGGCGTTGACGGTTTGATCGCTTTGCAAGCCATCGAAGACGTGCGCAGAATGATCGAGGGCTAA
- the lpxA gene encoding acyl-ACP--UDP-N-acetylglucosamine O-acyltransferase yields the protein MANYKIHPSSVISPEVEIADDVEIGPYCLIQGKVKIGKGTYVEGHVTLGSRHGILEIGANNHFCPGAAIGGAPQDVSYKGEPTSLIIGNNNTFREFTTVNLATSKGDKKTEIGDNCYFMAYTHVGHDCKLGNNVIMANNTHLGGHCEIADGVFIGGMSALNQFTKVGKMAFIAGSSIVNKDVLPFCRAQGTYATIRATNKIGLARKGFDRAEISNVHKAIRIIIMGSHTVEEGIERIKQECTLSPNIEYFIDFIRSSKRGIAVDRSPKGWQDDE from the coding sequence ATGGCAAATTATAAAATTCATCCAAGCAGTGTTATCTCTCCAGAAGTAGAAATCGCCGATGATGTGGAAATCGGTCCTTACTGCTTGATCCAAGGTAAAGTTAAAATCGGCAAAGGCACGTACGTAGAAGGGCATGTCACTTTGGGATCTCGTCATGGGATTCTCGAGATCGGCGCAAACAATCACTTTTGCCCGGGTGCTGCTATTGGTGGTGCACCTCAGGACGTTTCCTATAAAGGGGAACCTACAAGTTTGATTATCGGAAACAACAATACTTTCCGTGAGTTTACGACAGTGAACCTTGCGACAAGCAAGGGTGATAAAAAAACAGAAATCGGCGATAACTGCTATTTCATGGCCTACACTCACGTGGGGCATGACTGCAAACTGGGCAATAACGTGATCATGGCGAATAACACGCACTTGGGTGGTCACTGTGAAATTGCTGACGGTGTTTTCATCGGTGGGATGTCCGCTTTGAACCAATTCACTAAAGTTGGCAAAATGGCGTTCATCGCCGGCAGCAGTATCGTGAATAAAGACGTCCTTCCGTTCTGCCGCGCTCAAGGAACTTACGCGACGATCCGTGCAACCAATAAAATCGGTTTGGCTCGTAAAGGTTTCGATCGCGCAGAAATTTCGAATGTGCACAAAGCAATCCGTATCATCATCATGGGTTCGCACACGGTAGAAGAAGGTATCGAGCGCATTAAACAAGAATGCACATTGAGTCCTAACATTGAATACTTCATCGACTTTATCCGCTCTTCAAAACGTGGTATCGCTGTTGATAGAAGTCCAAAAGGATGGCAAGACGATGAGTAA
- a CDS encoding OmpH family outer membrane protein, translated as MKKMLIAMSLLLAASFANAEAKVGYVDMQKAIQSTSAGKKAKAELEGEFNKKKKELEKKEADLKKMGEDLEKKKSVLSEDALNKKQAEFQEEMLKYRDVVGKSQVEIQKKERELTAPILDKMKKVIAKLAKDKGYTMVIENSQMVLYATPDADLTQEVIAAFEKEK; from the coding sequence ATGAAGAAAATGTTGATCGCGATGAGCCTGCTCTTGGCAGCTTCTTTCGCAAATGCTGAAGCTAAGGTTGGCTACGTAGACATGCAAAAAGCTATTCAATCCACTTCTGCTGGTAAAAAAGCAAAAGCGGAATTGGAAGGCGAGTTCAACAAAAAGAAAAAAGAACTTGAGAAGAAAGAAGCTGATTTGAAGAAAATGGGCGAAGACTTGGAAAAGAAAAAGTCTGTTCTTTCCGAAGATGCTTTGAATAAAAAACAAGCTGAGTTCCAAGAAGAAATGTTGAAGTACCGTGACGTTGTTGGCAAAAGCCAAGTTGAAATCCAAAAGAAAGAGCGCGAATTGACAGCTCCGATCTTGGATAAAATGAAAAAAGTTATTGCTAAACTTGCGAAAGACAAAGGCTACACAATGGTCATCGAAAATTCGCAAATGGTGCTTTATGCAACTCCGGACGCTGATTTGACTCAAGAAGTGATCGCGGCCTTTGAAAAAGAAAAGTAG
- the bamA gene encoding outer membrane protein assembly factor BamA produces MKTVIVFKKPGLARWGIETLIKLLSVLLITSLASTVWAQPAKKKTAKAKAPVQVAAAANSSGLTIKNIEVAGNRKIEKDAILTKITSKVGETYNAAHIRDDVEALFKLGFFNDIEVDRQVSGKDVTLTYKVLEKPSITEIAYEGNSEVKSEDIADAAGIKAYQLLNMAKVKEAVEKIQKLYEDKGYFLAKVEAEVQILKKDETVRLVFKVRENDKVKVKKITFLGNKHLPDGQLKSKMLTQEGGFFSGLSGSGQYKQEMFERDVQILRFLYWNQGYVQAKVDRPQVTVTPDKKNIYITIRIEEGEQYDVGEVDFAGDILFPRQELFETIKIDDNGVFAYDVLQKDISELTAKYGDLGYAYANVIPRTAFNAKERKVNLIFEFDKGTKVYFGKINMVGNSKTRDKVIRRELKINEGELYNETRRRQSLENIQRLGYFEEVNFKTSIDPERTEIMNVDIAVKERNTGQIQLGAGYGTSQGFTLQGSVNQANFLGKGQNLGASLNLSNTGSYYSLSFTEPYFRDTLWSVGADIYQSANSGRADYDENHKGGAIRFGHPIAEYTRGYLRYKYDDTELSNKYDSKGELITDPDLFPLASASGVTSSLTATLEYDTRNDRQMPTKGIYTSGSFEYAGLGGDLKYTRGSATFRYYKNIFWDVVWRNNLTYARIDALEGQEVPFSELYLLGGPYSLRGYRSYRVGKMKFSQKVYDKLTTENPGMSDQEKRDRSMRFYGGTQQAMYQTELQFPLVKEAGIMGAGFFDAGAADDVLSEENFYADVGFGIRWYSPIGVLRFEWGFPLNRDPLYQDATVFEFSIGPSF; encoded by the coding sequence TTGAAAACTGTTATAGTTTTTAAAAAACCGGGCCTGGCCCGTTGGGGAATTGAAACTTTGATTAAGCTTCTCAGTGTACTGTTAATTACTTCCTTAGCTTCAACGGTTTGGGCACAGCCTGCGAAAAAGAAAACCGCGAAAGCAAAAGCTCCTGTGCAAGTCGCAGCAGCTGCCAACTCATCCGGTCTTACGATTAAAAATATCGAAGTCGCTGGAAATCGCAAAATTGAAAAAGACGCGATTCTTACGAAGATCACTTCCAAAGTGGGAGAGACCTACAATGCCGCGCACATTCGTGACGATGTCGAAGCGTTGTTTAAGCTCGGTTTCTTCAACGATATCGAAGTCGACCGTCAAGTTTCCGGCAAAGATGTCACGCTCACTTACAAAGTTTTAGAAAAGCCGTCTATCACCGAGATCGCGTATGAAGGTAATAGCGAAGTAAAGTCGGAAGACATTGCGGATGCTGCCGGCATTAAAGCGTATCAACTCCTCAACATGGCGAAGGTGAAAGAGGCCGTTGAGAAAATCCAAAAACTTTATGAAGACAAAGGTTACTTCCTCGCGAAAGTCGAAGCGGAAGTACAGATTCTTAAAAAAGACGAAACGGTTCGTCTAGTTTTCAAAGTTCGTGAAAATGACAAAGTGAAAGTGAAGAAAATCACTTTCTTAGGAAACAAACATCTTCCAGATGGGCAACTGAAGTCAAAAATGCTCACGCAAGAGGGTGGTTTCTTTTCCGGCTTGAGCGGTTCTGGTCAGTACAAGCAAGAGATGTTTGAGCGTGACGTGCAGATCTTGCGTTTCCTTTACTGGAACCAAGGTTACGTGCAAGCGAAGGTGGATCGTCCGCAAGTCACTGTGACTCCGGATAAGAAAAACATCTACATCACGATTCGCATCGAAGAGGGCGAACAATACGATGTGGGCGAAGTGGATTTCGCCGGCGATATTCTTTTCCCGCGCCAAGAACTTTTTGAAACAATCAAGATCGATGACAACGGCGTTTTTGCTTACGATGTTTTGCAAAAAGACATCAGTGAATTGACGGCGAAGTACGGCGATCTTGGTTACGCTTACGCCAACGTCATTCCTCGTACGGCGTTCAATGCCAAAGAACGCAAAGTGAATTTGATCTTCGAGTTCGACAAGGGCACGAAAGTTTACTTTGGTAAGATCAACATGGTCGGCAACTCCAAGACGCGTGATAAAGTTATCCGTCGTGAGTTGAAGATCAATGAAGGGGAGCTTTACAACGAAACGCGCCGTCGTCAGTCGTTGGAAAACATCCAGCGTTTGGGTTACTTCGAAGAAGTGAATTTCAAAACGTCGATTGATCCTGAGCGCACGGAGATCATGAACGTTGATATCGCGGTCAAAGAAAGAAACACAGGACAAATCCAGTTGGGTGCCGGTTACGGAACTTCGCAAGGTTTCACTTTGCAGGGCTCAGTGAATCAGGCGAACTTCTTGGGTAAAGGTCAGAACCTGGGTGCCTCTTTGAACTTGAGTAATACGGGAAGCTATTACAGCTTGTCGTTCACAGAGCCGTACTTCCGTGACACTCTTTGGTCTGTCGGTGCGGATATTTATCAAAGTGCGAACTCAGGCCGTGCGGACTACGATGAAAACCACAAAGGTGGAGCAATTCGTTTCGGTCATCCGATCGCGGAATACACACGCGGTTACTTGCGCTACAAATACGATGATACAGAGTTGTCGAACAAGTATGACTCCAAAGGGGAGCTCATCACGGACCCAGACTTGTTCCCATTGGCGTCAGCTTCAGGGGTAACAAGTTCTTTGACCGCGACACTTGAGTACGACACGCGTAATGACCGTCAGATGCCGACGAAAGGTATCTATACGAGCGGTTCGTTTGAGTACGCAGGTCTAGGTGGTGACTTAAAGTACACACGCGGCAGCGCGACTTTCCGCTATTACAAAAATATTTTCTGGGATGTAGTGTGGAGAAATAACCTCACTTACGCTCGCATTGACGCTCTTGAGGGGCAAGAGGTGCCGTTCAGTGAATTGTACCTTCTGGGTGGACCTTATTCTCTGCGCGGTTATCGCTCTTATCGCGTTGGTAAAATGAAGTTCTCTCAAAAGGTCTATGACAAATTAACAACAGAAAACCCGGGAATGAGCGATCAAGAAAAACGCGATCGTTCGATGAGATTCTACGGGGGTACTCAACAAGCGATGTACCAGACAGAATTACAGTTCCCTTTGGTGAAAGAAGCTGGCATCATGGGTGCTGGATTCTTCGACGCCGGTGCAGCTGACGACGTTCTTTCAGAAGAGAATTTCTACGCTGACGTGGGCTTTGGTATTCGCTGGTATTCGCCGATCGGGGTCTTGCGCTTTGAATGGGGCTTCCCGCTGAACCGCGATCCGCTTTATCAAGATGCGACCGTATTCGAATTCTCAATCGGTCCATCATTTTAA
- a CDS encoding ABC transporter ATP-binding protein has product MSDDNVFLRAVDIHKSYSQGTGELEILRGISLEIKQGEALAILGSSGAGKSTLLQIMGTLDRPNRGELYCEGRNLLEMSDEELSRFRNSEMGFVFQFHHLLSEFSALENVMIPCRVAGESLKAAREKALHLLEFMGLAERFEHYPNQLSGGELQRVAIARALVRHPKILFADEPTGNLDSHTSGKIQELFFRLKEEMKLALVIVTHDLTFATRFPKVYRMKDGQWQS; this is encoded by the coding sequence ATGAGTGATGACAATGTTTTTCTAAGAGCCGTTGATATTCATAAATCTTATTCGCAAGGCACCGGCGAACTCGAAATCCTTCGTGGTATCAGCTTAGAAATTAAGCAGGGCGAGGCTTTGGCGATTCTTGGTTCTTCCGGCGCGGGTAAGAGCACGCTTTTGCAAATCATGGGAACATTGGACCGCCCTAATCGCGGTGAACTTTATTGTGAAGGCCGAAATCTTCTTGAGATGAGTGACGAGGAGCTCTCGCGCTTTCGCAATTCCGAGATGGGATTTGTATTTCAGTTCCATCACTTGCTCAGTGAATTTTCCGCTCTCGAAAATGTCATGATTCCCTGCCGTGTGGCGGGTGAGTCGCTGAAAGCGGCGCGCGAAAAGGCGTTGCACTTGCTCGAGTTCATGGGCTTGGCAGAGCGTTTTGAACACTACCCAAATCAGCTTTCGGGCGGTGAGTTGCAGCGTGTGGCCATTGCGCGTGCCTTGGTGCGACATCCAAAGATTCTTTTCGCGGACGAGCCGACAGGAAACTTGGATTCGCATACGAGCGGCAAGATTCAAGAACTGTTTTTCCGACTGAAAGAGGAGATGAAACTCGCTCTTGTCATCGTCACGCACGACCTGACTTTCGCGACAAGATTTCCAAAAGTTTACCGAATGAAAGACGGTCAATGGCAAAGCTAA
- a CDS encoding ABC transporter permease: MNKSLAWISWRLLMSRKTLFGGSAPLSMLGLILGVAALVASMAVMSGFESTLKNAMADVSGHAQVVKRSRFPDDWQELTERIRKAEPTLVDSTRFVFIEAVLAHQGKISGVLIQGVDTEHVGNVLNFKNRVVSGSAEWGPPGEVPLAMLGKGLATKMNLKVGDRFRVVVPVADTVDPSKFQRRVGEFQLQGVLDLGKYEWNERFILTDLMAAQKVADIGDRYSGLLLRFQDVDHARDAAFNLSGVLGSPYWVRDWRESNENLFEAVSVERPGIFFVVLIITLVAAFNISSTLFVNVVRRYKDIAILKTVGLSQKDIIKIFAFQGLFMGGIGIFFGFILGAILCGLFAFAQSRLGLIAGEVYRLDSIELNIRLIDSVAICVATLLICFIATLAPARRGGRLNPVEGLRNE, encoded by the coding sequence GTGAATAAATCTTTAGCGTGGATTTCATGGCGGCTTTTGATGTCCCGAAAGACTCTTTTCGGGGGCTCGGCTCCTTTATCCATGTTAGGTCTGATTTTAGGAGTCGCCGCTCTGGTGGCTTCCATGGCTGTGATGAGCGGGTTTGAATCGACTTTGAAAAATGCCATGGCCGATGTTTCTGGTCATGCGCAAGTGGTGAAAAGATCGCGCTTTCCTGATGACTGGCAAGAACTGACCGAGAGAATTCGCAAAGCCGAACCGACACTTGTCGACAGCACGCGATTCGTGTTCATCGAAGCGGTTTTAGCTCATCAGGGAAAAATCTCGGGTGTGCTGATTCAAGGAGTCGACACGGAACATGTCGGCAACGTGCTTAATTTTAAAAATCGTGTCGTCAGTGGTTCGGCCGAGTGGGGACCTCCCGGAGAAGTGCCTTTGGCAATGCTTGGAAAAGGCCTCGCGACAAAAATGAATCTCAAAGTCGGAGATCGCTTTCGCGTCGTCGTCCCCGTTGCGGATACAGTTGATCCGTCAAAATTTCAACGTCGTGTCGGCGAATTTCAACTGCAAGGCGTTTTGGATCTCGGCAAGTACGAATGGAATGAGCGATTCATTTTGACGGACTTGATGGCCGCGCAAAAAGTCGCGGATATCGGGGATCGTTACTCGGGACTACTCTTGCGTTTCCAAGACGTTGATCACGCGCGCGATGCCGCGTTCAATCTGAGTGGAGTTTTGGGATCTCCGTACTGGGTGCGCGATTGGCGCGAGTCAAACGAAAATCTTTTCGAAGCGGTCAGTGTCGAGCGTCCCGGCATTTTCTTTGTCGTTTTAATCATTACTTTGGTGGCGGCCTTCAACATATCCTCGACCCTGTTTGTAAATGTCGTTCGTCGTTACAAAGACATCGCGATTCTCAAAACGGTCGGTCTTTCGCAAAAAGATATTATTAAAATTTTCGCATTCCAAGGTCTCTTCATGGGCGGCATTGGCATCTTCTTTGGTTTTATTCTCGGCGCGATCCTCTGCGGTCTTTTTGCTTTTGCACAGAGCCGTTTGGGATTGATTGCGGGCGAAGTTTATCGTTTAGACTCCATTGAGTTGAACATCCGTTTGATCGACTCGGTCGCGATCTGTGTGGCGACGTTGTTAATTTGTTTCATCGCGACGCTGGCTCCGGCTCGTCGAGGTGGTCGATTGAATCCTGTGGAAGGGTTGCGTAATGAGTGA
- the ybeY gene encoding rRNA maturation RNase YbeY codes for MQLVIINESKHAAPRKFIQEWMGELVAEFKKRKVLKATDAKKELTLVFLDKKPAQKLNFEFRGKDYATDVLSFDSMEPTSMGELVLCPEVLKRQAKEHKLSYQQELGYMLLHGVLHLLGYDHETNEKDAKEMFDLQDAVFEKLLKKLSS; via the coding sequence ATGCAACTTGTGATCATCAACGAATCAAAACATGCGGCGCCTCGCAAATTCATTCAGGAATGGATGGGAGAGCTTGTCGCTGAGTTCAAGAAGCGCAAAGTTCTTAAGGCCACGGATGCCAAGAAAGAACTTACGCTGGTCTTTCTTGATAAAAAACCCGCGCAAAAACTGAACTTCGAATTTCGCGGTAAAGACTACGCTACGGATGTTCTCAGCTTTGATTCTATGGAGCCCACGTCGATGGGGGAACTCGTGCTTTGCCCCGAGGTTCTTAAGCGCCAAGCCAAAGAGCACAAGCTCTCTTATCAACAAGAGCTTGGCTACATGTTGCTCCACGGAGTTTTGCATCTTTTAGGCTACGATCATGAGACCAATGAGAAGGACGCCAAAGAAATGTTCGACCTTCAAGATGCGGTCTTTGAAAAGCTTTTGAAAAAACTCTCTAGCTGA
- a CDS encoding HDIG domain-containing metalloprotein produces MQRAKNSKKGESPATRVNYEDHSLKFLDWVDSIGLEKTFFGRIVQFMEEKFYIRRAALIFLYCVLLSYTIFYQFDIPYNFNVGDVAKFDVVSPIGFEMTDEVTTEEKRLKAEYSVPVVYDYDTNVFERVSVNLIHSFRTMRAYYRETKWPSNPADYRARVRDFFQHKKQFEKELGVMVSDFMFEWLIDLKFNPRIEAIAIRNLEMWYDKKIAEAPDRFIPANQMSVLGRVVHKNNLGKEFQINREEIVDLQAPENFEFDSKKDLNRFSESDQANLLYFARSLLVPNLTLNKQETASRREAARDAVIPVTITIKKNQTIISQGSVVQPFQMAVIKQIENIRADKRKDIMSLSMALMLSVAILVFFSYLKRFTINKVKIEFKDVSVMMLIAFGVIFFTKIYLFVTDAAFASKLGHILPPAIFLYAAPVAAGPMLVGLLISYGEIVWLFTAFLSVCLGIMVDYNYAFMFVSLVGGIAAARGVYNCKTRNDVYFAGVRTGAVNALMIAFILTMTRFDQEGGISEILLAIPAGFIGGIFSALVAMMFIPLLESIFNYTTDVKLLELSNLNHPLLKEMIVKAPGTYHHSMMVGSMVEAAAEEIGGNPLLGKVMCYYHDIGKMEHANYFIENQKPGHNPHDHISPFMSKTLLVAHVKDGVEMGTAFKLGKPIIDGIIQHHGTTLISYFYNKALDLKKEEDPEISDQDFRYPGPKPQFREAALCMLADSIEAAARSLDEPTPARLQNIVRNIIQRKFSDGQLDECNLTLKDISKVEAAFVRILLGIYHQRIDYPRSAGGGLGDVTHSQTQGS; encoded by the coding sequence ATGCAACGAGCTAAGAATTCAAAAAAAGGCGAGAGTCCCGCGACTCGAGTCAATTACGAAGATCACAGTCTAAAATTTCTCGACTGGGTGGATTCTATTGGTCTGGAGAAAACCTTCTTCGGCCGCATCGTGCAATTCATGGAAGAGAAGTTCTACATTCGTCGTGCCGCGCTGATCTTCCTGTACTGCGTTTTGCTAAGCTACACCATCTTTTATCAGTTCGATATTCCCTACAATTTTAATGTCGGTGACGTTGCGAAGTTTGACGTTGTTTCTCCGATCGGTTTTGAAATGACCGATGAGGTGACAACGGAAGAAAAACGCTTGAAGGCCGAGTATTCCGTTCCGGTCGTCTACGACTACGACACGAACGTATTTGAAAGAGTCTCCGTTAATCTGATTCACTCTTTCCGCACGATGCGTGCGTACTATCGCGAAACAAAGTGGCCTTCCAATCCGGCCGATTATCGCGCGCGTGTACGGGATTTCTTTCAGCATAAGAAACAATTTGAAAAAGAATTGGGTGTGATGGTCTCAGACTTCATGTTTGAGTGGCTGATTGACCTTAAATTCAACCCGCGTATTGAGGCGATTGCGATCCGTAACCTCGAAATGTGGTACGATAAGAAAATCGCTGAAGCGCCGGACCGTTTTATTCCGGCAAATCAAATGAGCGTTCTAGGGCGTGTCGTACACAAGAACAATCTAGGGAAAGAATTCCAGATCAACCGGGAAGAGATCGTCGATCTGCAAGCGCCTGAGAATTTTGAATTCGATTCTAAAAAAGATTTGAATCGTTTTTCAGAGAGTGACCAGGCAAATCTGCTTTATTTCGCAAGATCCCTGTTGGTGCCTAATCTCACTTTGAATAAGCAAGAGACAGCTTCCCGCCGGGAAGCCGCTCGCGATGCTGTGATCCCAGTGACAATTACGATTAAGAAAAATCAAACGATTATTTCTCAAGGTTCTGTGGTGCAGCCGTTTCAAATGGCCGTCATTAAGCAGATCGAAAATATCCGCGCGGATAAACGCAAAGATATTATGTCGCTGTCCATGGCCTTGATGTTGTCTGTGGCGATTTTGGTGTTCTTCTCGTACCTCAAACGTTTCACAATCAATAAAGTGAAAATCGAATTTAAAGACGTGTCGGTGATGATGTTGATCGCCTTTGGTGTGATCTTCTTCACAAAGATTTATCTCTTTGTGACGGACGCGGCTTTTGCGTCGAAGCTGGGACACATCCTGCCTCCGGCGATTTTCCTTTATGCGGCTCCGGTGGCGGCGGGTCCGATGCTTGTAGGTTTGCTCATCTCTTACGGCGAGATCGTGTGGCTTTTCACCGCGTTCCTCTCGGTCTGTCTTGGTATCATGGTTGATTACAACTATGCTTTCATGTTCGTGAGTCTTGTGGGCGGTATCGCGGCGGCACGCGGAGTTTACAACTGTAAAACTCGGAACGACGTGTATTTTGCGGGCGTGCGCACGGGCGCTGTCAATGCCTTGATGATTGCGTTCATCTTAACGATGACGAGATTTGATCAAGAAGGCGGCATTTCAGAAATCCTTCTCGCAATTCCCGCAGGATTCATTGGCGGTATCTTTAGTGCTCTTGTCGCGATGATGTTCATTCCGCTGCTCGAGTCGATTTTCAATTACACGACAGACGTCAAACTTCTCGAGCTGAGCAACCTCAATCATCCGCTTCTCAAAGAGATGATCGTGAAAGCACCGGGAACGTATCATCACTCGATGATGGTCGGTTCGATGGTGGAAGCGGCGGCGGAAGAAATCGGCGGGAATCCCTTGCTGGGTAAAGTGATGTGTTACTATCACGATATCGGCAAGATGGAGCACGCGAATTATTTTATCGAAAATCAAAAGCCGGGACATAATCCGCACGACCATATTTCTCCGTTCATGAGTAAGACTTTGCTCGTCGCGCACGTGAAAGACGGTGTGGAGATGGGAACGGCGTTTAAACTGGGTAAGCCGATCATCGACGGCATCATTCAGCATCACGGGACGACGTTGATCTCTTACTTCTACAACAAAGCTTTGGACTTAAAAAAAGAAGAAGATCCAGAAATCAGCGATCAGGATTTCCGTTATCCAGGTCCGAAACCGCAATTCCGCGAAGCCGCTCTTTGTATGCTCGCGGATAGTATCGAAGCAGCCGCGCGTTCTTTGGATGAGCCGACGCCGGCGCGTTTGCAAAACATTGTCAGAAACATCATTCAAAGAAAGTTTTCGGACGGGCAGTTGGATGAGTGTAATCTAACTCTCAAAGACATTTCCAAAGTGGAAGCGGCTTTCGTGCGAATTCTATTGGGAATCTATCACCAGCGCATCGATTATCCACGCAGTGCGGGGGGCGGTCTTGGTGATGTGACGCACTCTCAGACTCAAGGCTCTTAA